One part of the Anaeromyxobacter sp. Fw109-5 genome encodes these proteins:
- a CDS encoding ArsC/Spx/MgsR family protein, whose translation MPPHCVLWFDARCPASRRTLELLRERGVEPSLRRFLEEPPTVEELDALLRVLGAPPHALARADADEYQALRLSERTAPDALIRAIVQHPRILERPIVVCGERGLVARPPERVSELFPAEAGMV comes from the coding sequence ATGCCCCCGCACTGCGTCCTCTGGTTCGACGCGCGCTGCCCCGCGAGCCGCCGCACCCTCGAGCTCCTCCGCGAGCGAGGCGTCGAGCCGAGCCTTCGCCGCTTCCTGGAGGAGCCGCCCACGGTCGAGGAGCTCGACGCGCTGCTGCGGGTGCTGGGCGCGCCACCTCACGCGCTCGCCCGCGCCGACGCCGACGAGTACCAGGCGCTGCGGCTCTCGGAGCGGACCGCTCCCGACGCGCTCATCCGAGCGATCGTCCAGCACCCGCGCATCCTCGAGCGCCCCATCGTCGTGTGCGGGGAGCGGGGCCTCGTGGCGAGGCCGCCGGAGCGGGTCTCGGAGCTGTTCCCGGCGGAAGCCGGCATGGTGTGA
- a CDS encoding ATP-binding protein, giving the protein MTDPLAGNVRRLPVARATDLFTGSPAALFDALSAASPDGFLISSVDGRLLAASERLFELWGVPAAERAEIRALGHTVAARQALQLAFERRAGCELGCCRQLDTSTVRVDELSLVDGRVLERHVAPTMGLDGAPTGRMVVFHDITRRKRNESALRERVRHEAALAALGELAMNAEDVVPLAKTACATAAELLRLDAVAVVRADPRGGSILAAAGLAGVDRERALSPADAAGRPGGHLATLGFVAALEVALPGREDGPRRILGAYARAPRTFSPDDERFLTAAASVLASALARADAEHELLSRERQLRAVFDGARDPMLIVAGGGLVMDANAAAATLLGDGRGGLAGRPLDALAPLASAAAGEGGWASLLATGGARGEAELALPARRCQVEVAVTPGILPGRALVTLRDVTETRQLQARLALADRLASVGTLAAGVAHELNTPLAYVSANLAFVSDGVERLGRLLDGAPEAGAELARQVADAARDAREGAERMRVIVRDLRTFSRGQDDDEGPVELASVLGSCLNMAAAELCRRARVTRSLSPVPPVRGNAARLGQVFLNLLVNAAQAIPEGARERHEVRVTTRTLPDGLVAAEVRDTGCGIPAEHLARVFDPFFTTKPPGVGTGLGLAICHGIVTALGGAIEVESAPGAGTTFRVLLPPAPAAGAGAPTPPPRAAARARILVVDDEPLVASVLQRTLQHDHEVVAASSARGALERLARGEQFDAILCDLLMPEMSGMELHRTLVAAGDPHSGRMLFLSGGAFTASARAFLETTGARCLEKPFEVAALRGTLARLLAGDAVA; this is encoded by the coding sequence GTGACCGACCCGCTCGCAGGCAACGTCCGGCGTCTACCCGTCGCGCGCGCGACGGACCTGTTCACCGGCAGCCCGGCCGCGCTGTTCGACGCGCTCTCCGCCGCCTCGCCGGACGGGTTCCTCATCTCGTCCGTCGACGGCCGGCTGCTCGCCGCGAGCGAGCGGCTGTTCGAGCTCTGGGGAGTGCCCGCCGCCGAGCGCGCCGAGATCCGCGCCCTCGGCCACACCGTCGCCGCCCGCCAGGCGCTACAGCTCGCCTTCGAGCGCCGCGCCGGCTGCGAGCTCGGGTGCTGCCGCCAGCTGGATACCTCCACCGTCCGCGTGGACGAGCTCTCGCTCGTGGATGGCCGCGTCCTCGAGCGCCACGTGGCGCCCACGATGGGGCTCGACGGCGCGCCGACCGGCCGGATGGTCGTGTTCCACGACATCACGCGCCGCAAGCGCAACGAGAGCGCCCTGCGTGAGCGGGTCCGGCACGAGGCGGCGCTCGCGGCGCTCGGCGAGCTCGCGATGAACGCCGAGGACGTCGTGCCGCTGGCGAAGACGGCCTGCGCGACGGCGGCGGAGCTCCTCCGGCTCGACGCGGTCGCGGTGGTGCGGGCGGATCCGCGCGGCGGCTCGATCCTGGCGGCGGCCGGGCTCGCGGGCGTGGACCGCGAGCGGGCCCTCTCCCCGGCGGACGCGGCCGGGCGGCCTGGCGGACACCTCGCGACGCTCGGCTTCGTCGCCGCCCTCGAGGTGGCGCTCCCCGGGCGCGAGGACGGACCGCGGCGAATCCTCGGCGCCTACGCGCGGGCCCCGCGGACGTTCTCCCCGGACGACGAGCGGTTCCTCACGGCGGCGGCGAGCGTGCTCGCGTCCGCGCTGGCGCGCGCCGACGCGGAGCACGAGCTGCTCTCGCGCGAGCGGCAGCTGCGTGCCGTGTTCGACGGCGCCCGCGACCCGATGCTCATCGTCGCCGGCGGCGGCCTCGTGATGGACGCGAACGCCGCCGCCGCCACCCTGCTCGGCGACGGGCGGGGCGGGCTGGCGGGGCGGCCCCTCGACGCGCTCGCGCCGCTCGCCTCCGCCGCGGCGGGCGAGGGCGGGTGGGCGTCCCTCCTCGCCACCGGCGGGGCGCGCGGCGAGGCGGAGCTCGCGCTGCCCGCGCGGCGATGCCAGGTCGAGGTGGCGGTCACCCCGGGGATCCTCCCGGGCCGGGCCCTCGTGACGCTCCGGGACGTGACGGAGACCCGTCAGCTCCAGGCGCGCCTCGCGCTCGCCGATCGCCTGGCGTCGGTCGGCACGCTCGCCGCGGGCGTGGCGCACGAGCTGAACACGCCGCTCGCCTACGTGAGCGCCAACCTCGCCTTCGTGTCGGACGGGGTGGAGCGCCTCGGGCGGCTGCTCGACGGGGCGCCGGAGGCCGGCGCCGAGCTGGCCCGGCAGGTCGCGGACGCGGCGCGCGACGCGCGCGAGGGCGCGGAGCGGATGCGCGTCATCGTCCGGGATCTGCGCACCTTCTCGCGCGGTCAGGACGACGACGAGGGCCCGGTGGAGCTCGCGTCGGTGCTCGGCTCGTGCCTCAACATGGCCGCCGCCGAGCTCTGCCGGCGCGCCCGGGTCACCCGCTCGCTCTCGCCGGTGCCGCCCGTCCGCGGCAACGCGGCGCGGCTCGGACAGGTCTTCCTCAACCTGCTCGTCAACGCGGCCCAGGCGATCCCGGAGGGCGCCCGCGAGCGCCACGAGGTCCGGGTGACCACCCGGACGCTCCCCGACGGCCTCGTCGCCGCGGAGGTGCGCGACACCGGCTGCGGCATCCCCGCGGAGCACCTCGCGCGCGTCTTCGACCCGTTCTTCACCACCAAGCCGCCCGGCGTCGGGACCGGCCTCGGGCTCGCCATCTGCCACGGCATCGTCACCGCGCTCGGCGGCGCGATCGAGGTGGAGAGCGCCCCCGGCGCCGGGACCACGTTCCGCGTCCTGCTCCCCCCCGCCCCCGCGGCGGGCGCCGGCGCGCCGACGCCGCCGCCGCGGGCGGCCGCGCGGGCCCGGATCCTCGTGGTGGACGACGAGCCGCTCGTCGCCTCCGTGCTGCAGCGCACGCTGCAGCACGACCACGAGGTGGTGGCCGCCTCCTCGGCGCGCGGCGCCCTCGAGCGGCTGGCGCGCGGCGAGCAGTTCGACGCGATCCTCTGCGATCTCCTCATGCCGGAGATGAGCGGGATGGAGCTCCACCGCACGCTCGTCGCGGCGGGGGATCCCCACTCCGGACGCATGCTGTTCCTCTCCGGCGGCGCGTTCACCGCCTCCGCGCGTGCGTTCCTCGAGACGACCGGCGCACGCTGCCTCGAGAAGCCCTTCGAGGTCGCCGCGCTCCGCGGCACCCTCGCCCGCCTCCTCGCCGGCGACGCCGTCGCCTGA
- a CDS encoding phosphatase PAP2 family protein has translation MLAARAAALALAASVAAAPLPAAAGPHHALRYDRAVDLPLTIGAGALWIGSELAKPYLAPEGCRWCDPPGLDRDARTRLVWSNTVPARVTSDLLAFAVAPAAALVPLAAAADTRDDALLDALFVIEAVAIAADVNQLVKFAVARERPFVHFGNYAEPDRPADPDDQLSFYSGHTSTAFSFAAAAGTVASLRGYRSAPWIWGVGMALASGVAYFRVAADRHYLTDVLTGAVIGTAVGVAAPRLLHPRERSGAGDADAERVTFVPLPIGLRVAF, from the coding sequence ATGCTCGCCGCCCGCGCCGCCGCCCTCGCGCTCGCCGCCTCCGTCGCAGCCGCGCCGCTCCCCGCCGCCGCCGGGCCGCACCACGCGCTGCGCTACGATCGCGCCGTCGATCTCCCGCTCACCATCGGCGCGGGCGCGCTCTGGATCGGCTCCGAGCTGGCGAAGCCGTACCTCGCGCCGGAGGGGTGCCGCTGGTGCGATCCCCCCGGGCTCGATCGCGACGCGCGCACCCGGCTCGTCTGGTCCAACACCGTCCCGGCCCGCGTGACCTCGGACCTCCTCGCGTTCGCCGTCGCCCCGGCGGCCGCGCTCGTCCCCCTCGCCGCCGCCGCGGACACCCGGGACGACGCGCTCCTCGACGCGCTCTTCGTGATCGAGGCGGTGGCGATCGCGGCGGACGTGAACCAGCTCGTGAAGTTCGCGGTGGCGCGGGAGCGGCCGTTCGTGCACTTCGGGAACTACGCGGAGCCCGACCGGCCGGCGGATCCGGACGACCAGCTCTCGTTCTACTCCGGCCACACCTCGACGGCCTTCTCGTTCGCGGCGGCGGCGGGCACCGTGGCGAGCCTGCGCGGCTACCGGAGCGCGCCCTGGATCTGGGGCGTCGGCATGGCGCTCGCGTCGGGGGTCGCCTACTTTCGCGTGGCGGCGGATCGGCACTACCTGACCGACGTCCTCACCGGCGCGGTGATCGGCACCGCGGTCGGCGTGGCCGCGCCGAGGCTCCTCCACCCGCGGGAGAGGAGCGGGGCCGGCGACGCCGACGCGGAGCGGGTGACGTTCGTGCCGCTGCCGATCGGCCTGCGCGTGGCGTTCTAG
- a CDS encoding Smr/MutS family protein codes for MPLPPDAGGPPGDPPFEDPVPLPMDGTLDLHAFRPSEVGDLVPEWLAACRATGLRELRIVHGKGTGALRRSVEAILARHPDVAAFRPAGEDAGGWGATLVSLKAD; via the coding sequence ATGCCGCTCCCCCCTGACGCTGGCGGACCCCCCGGCGATCCGCCCTTCGAGGACCCCGTACCGCTCCCGATGGACGGGACGCTCGACCTGCACGCCTTCCGGCCGTCGGAGGTGGGGGACCTCGTGCCCGAGTGGCTCGCGGCGTGCCGCGCGACGGGCCTGCGCGAGCTGCGCATCGTCCACGGCAAGGGGACCGGCGCGCTGCGCCGCTCGGTGGAGGCGATCCTCGCGCGCCACCCCGACGTCGCGGCCTTCCGTCCGGCCGGCGAGGACGCCGGAGGGTGGGGCGCGACGCTGGTGTCGCTCAAGGCGGACTGA
- a CDS encoding DHHA1 domain-containing protein: MTDRLYLSDSRLLDFEAIVTAAREVDGRAAVLLDRTAFYPEGGGQPADRGSLGGVPVVDVRELGGEILHVLAGPAPAGKVAGRVDGQRRRDHVQQHHGQHLLSAAFEGARGARTLSFHLGEATCTIDLDAPAASLDEGALRAVEAAANALVFADLPVEARELSPADLDALPLRKAPTKGARVVVVGEAGTPGGIVDASPCGGTHPRRTGEVGAIAVLGVQKWGAGSRVEFVCGARAVAALAQARARLGEAARALRCAPAEVPAAAARAAEDGAARRKDVERLALALAATEADRLAAASGGTVRAVIVPPAAGAPAFVKAVAAALAARGRVALLGAVEDGRAHLAFARPKGSGPHLGELVRVAAAALSGKGGGAPDLAQGSGPEAARLEAALVDAEATLSPP; this comes from the coding sequence GTGACCGACCGCCTCTACCTCTCCGACAGCCGCCTGCTCGACTTCGAGGCGATCGTGACCGCCGCCCGCGAGGTCGACGGGCGGGCCGCCGTCCTGCTCGACCGGACGGCCTTCTACCCCGAGGGTGGCGGGCAGCCCGCGGACCGGGGCAGCCTCGGCGGCGTGCCCGTCGTGGACGTGCGAGAGCTGGGCGGAGAGATCCTGCACGTGCTCGCCGGGCCGGCGCCCGCCGGGAAGGTCGCCGGCAGGGTGGACGGGCAGCGCCGCCGGGATCACGTCCAGCAGCACCACGGCCAGCACCTCCTCTCCGCCGCGTTCGAGGGCGCCCGCGGGGCGCGCACGCTCTCGTTCCACCTGGGCGAGGCGACCTGCACCATCGACCTCGACGCCCCGGCGGCGTCGCTCGACGAGGGCGCCCTGCGCGCGGTCGAGGCGGCAGCGAACGCGCTCGTGTTCGCCGACCTGCCGGTCGAGGCGCGCGAGCTCTCGCCCGCGGACCTGGACGCGCTCCCCCTCCGCAAGGCGCCCACGAAGGGCGCGCGGGTGGTGGTGGTGGGCGAGGCGGGGACGCCGGGGGGGATCGTCGACGCGTCTCCCTGCGGCGGCACGCACCCGCGACGCACCGGCGAGGTCGGCGCCATCGCCGTGCTGGGCGTCCAGAAGTGGGGCGCGGGGTCGCGCGTGGAGTTCGTCTGCGGCGCGCGCGCGGTGGCGGCGCTCGCGCAGGCACGGGCCCGCCTCGGAGAGGCTGCGCGGGCGCTGCGCTGCGCGCCGGCGGAGGTGCCGGCGGCGGCGGCGCGGGCGGCGGAGGACGGCGCCGCGAGGCGCAAGGACGTGGAGCGGCTCGCGCTCGCGCTGGCGGCGACCGAGGCCGACCGGCTCGCGGCCGCATCGGGCGGGACCGTCCGGGCGGTGATCGTTCCGCCCGCGGCGGGCGCCCCCGCGTTCGTGAAGGCGGTCGCCGCCGCGCTCGCGGCGCGCGGTCGGGTCGCGCTCCTCGGGGCGGTGGAGGACGGGCGGGCGCACCTCGCCTTCGCGCGCCCGAAGGGGAGCGGCCCGCACCTCGGCGAGCTGGTGCGGGTCGCCGCCGCGGCACTCTCCGGCAAGGGCGGAGGGGCGCCCGACCTGGCGCAGGGCAGCGGGCCGGAGGCGGCGCGGCTCGAGGCGGCGCTGGTCGACGCCGAGGCGACGCTCAGTCCGCCTTGA
- a CDS encoding HPF/RaiA family ribosome-associated protein, whose protein sequence is MKLSIHANHLSLPNDVMRFIEKHVTRPLARVYDDSAAELAVHFDDSRRKKGGVDQACRLSFRMPGARTVHVESVEDDLYKALLDASERLKRHVRKQVDKMRASSRKPMHRPLGRSWRERSTRRGVTPEGDPASL, encoded by the coding sequence ATGAAGCTCTCCATCCACGCGAACCACCTGTCCCTCCCGAACGACGTCATGCGGTTCATCGAGAAGCACGTCACGCGTCCGCTCGCCCGCGTGTACGACGACTCGGCCGCCGAGCTGGCCGTGCACTTCGACGACTCGCGGCGGAAGAAGGGCGGCGTCGATCAGGCGTGCCGGCTGTCGTTCCGGATGCCCGGCGCCCGCACCGTCCACGTCGAGAGCGTGGAGGACGACCTCTACAAGGCGCTCCTCGACGCCTCGGAGCGGCTGAAGCGGCACGTGCGCAAGCAGGTCGACAAGATGCGCGCCAGCTCGCGCAAGCCCATGCACCGTCCGCTCGGGCGCAGCTGGCGCGAGCGATCCACGCGTCGCGGGGTGACGCCCGAGGGAGATCCGGCGTCGCTGTGA
- a CDS encoding response regulator — protein MATILIVDDEPVILDVFRRFLEGDGRRLLLAGSVREALAIAAEAREIDVAIIDKNLGDGSGLDVARGLKAVKPDAEVILVTGYASIDSAIAAVQIGAYDYVTKPVSDYDALNLKVQNAIDKGRMRREQRDLVARLMESESLHRGVFETSSDPILLVDVDSGRIGDANPAAERLYGEPRERLRERCYGELQPPGKDGEVATLPAPGARSLPARHRRPDGSELPVELTAGELRLQDRSLRVLSIRDVSERERAEEARRALEQNLRQAQKMEAVGRLAGGVAHDFSNVLAVILGYSELLMRDLPAGDARSRESAEGIVEAAHRAAGVTRQLLTLSRKKLLRPEVLSLNKVVQDLGKLLARAIGERIELTTRLQDGLWPVLADADQLAQVLLNLAVNARDAMPDGGPLAIETANVELSEPPRDLPIPAGRYVSLAVRDGGCGMTEEVRSRIFDPFFTTKETGTGLGLATVYGIVRQAGGAIRVDSEPGQGATFTAFLPVGAEQGGRAHVPVAAAAPRGLGEVVVLAEDEDALRVLLGRVLAGSGYEVVAGRNGAEALQAARERGGRVDLLLADLVMPRMTGAELAHALQGEQPAMKVLFMTGHTEDALVEDRLRDGDVELIQKPFTSEILLGHVRRLLGPAKASA, from the coding sequence ATGGCGACGATCCTCATCGTCGATGACGAGCCCGTCATCCTCGACGTCTTCCGCCGCTTCCTCGAAGGCGACGGGCGCAGGCTCCTGCTCGCCGGCTCCGTCCGCGAGGCGCTCGCCATCGCCGCCGAGGCCCGCGAGATCGACGTCGCCATCATCGACAAGAACCTGGGCGACGGCTCGGGCCTGGACGTCGCGCGCGGGCTCAAGGCCGTGAAGCCAGACGCGGAGGTGATCCTCGTCACCGGCTACGCCTCGATCGACTCCGCCATCGCCGCGGTCCAGATCGGCGCCTACGACTACGTGACGAAGCCGGTCTCGGACTACGACGCGCTGAACCTCAAGGTGCAGAACGCGATCGACAAGGGCCGCATGCGGCGCGAGCAGCGCGATCTCGTCGCGCGCCTCATGGAGAGCGAGTCCCTGCACCGCGGCGTCTTCGAGACCTCGTCCGACCCGATCCTGCTGGTGGACGTGGACTCCGGCCGCATCGGCGACGCGAACCCCGCCGCGGAGCGGCTCTACGGCGAGCCGCGCGAGCGGCTGCGGGAGCGGTGCTACGGCGAGCTGCAGCCGCCCGGGAAGGACGGCGAGGTGGCCACCCTCCCCGCGCCCGGCGCCCGCTCGCTCCCGGCGCGCCATCGCCGGCCGGACGGCTCGGAGCTGCCGGTGGAGCTCACCGCCGGCGAGCTGCGGCTCCAGGATCGCTCGCTGCGCGTGCTCTCCATCCGCGACGTCTCCGAGCGCGAGCGCGCCGAGGAGGCGCGGCGCGCGCTCGAGCAGAACCTCCGCCAGGCGCAGAAGATGGAGGCGGTCGGGCGGCTCGCGGGCGGCGTCGCGCACGACTTCTCCAACGTCCTCGCGGTGATCCTGGGCTACTCCGAGCTGCTCATGCGCGATCTGCCGGCGGGCGACGCGCGGTCGCGCGAGAGCGCGGAGGGCATCGTCGAGGCGGCGCACCGGGCGGCGGGGGTGACGCGCCAGCTCCTCACCCTCTCGCGCAAGAAGCTGCTGCGCCCGGAGGTCCTCTCGCTCAACAAGGTGGTGCAGGACCTCGGCAAGCTCCTCGCCCGCGCCATCGGCGAGCGCATCGAGCTCACGACGCGGCTGCAGGACGGCCTCTGGCCGGTGCTCGCCGACGCGGACCAGCTCGCGCAGGTGCTGCTCAACCTGGCGGTGAACGCGCGCGACGCCATGCCCGACGGAGGCCCGCTCGCGATCGAGACCGCCAACGTCGAGCTCTCGGAGCCGCCGCGCGACCTCCCCATCCCCGCGGGCCGCTACGTGTCGCTGGCCGTGAGGGACGGCGGCTGCGGCATGACGGAGGAGGTCCGCTCCCGCATCTTCGACCCCTTCTTCACCACCAAGGAGACCGGCACCGGCCTCGGGCTGGCCACCGTCTACGGCATCGTGCGCCAGGCGGGCGGGGCCATCCGGGTCGACTCGGAGCCGGGCCAGGGCGCCACGTTCACGGCGTTCCTCCCGGTGGGCGCCGAGCAGGGCGGCCGGGCGCACGTCCCCGTCGCGGCGGCCGCGCCGCGCGGCCTCGGCGAGGTGGTCGTGCTCGCGGAGGACGAGGACGCGCTGCGGGTCCTGCTCGGCCGCGTGCTGGCCGGGAGCGGCTACGAGGTCGTCGCCGGGCGCAACGGGGCGGAGGCCCTGCAGGCGGCGCGCGAGCGGGGAGGCCGGGTGGATCTCCTCCTCGCCGACCTCGTCATGCCGCGCATGACCGGCGCGGAGCTGGCGCACGCGCTCCAGGGGGAGCAGCCGGCCATGAAGGTGCTCTTCATGACCGGCCACACCGAGGACGCCCTCGTCGAGGACCGGCTGCGCGACGGCGACGTCGAGCTCATCCAGAAGCCGTTCACGAGCGAGATCCTGCTCGGCCACGTCCGGCGGCTGCTCGGGCCGGCGAAGGCGAGCGCGTGA
- a CDS encoding sensor histidine kinase, with amino-acid sequence MPRTPEDSATSLESLDAELLAPGLLHELRQPLMGADAAATLLERSLGPALEGAEEWRLLRGQLARLGEIVNGYEGLLRPSAAPPAPFPVGAAVARAVELLAHRIRPLGPRFALARGPAGLEGFGRPEALVHVATNLLSNALDAIEGVAGAPRIAVRVLAEGDHAVEVRVSDEGAGVPPEAHPRLFEPRFTTKPPGKGTGLGLHLSRVLMAKNGGQVYLVPEEDPARLPWAVTEFCVLVRSPAGGAR; translated from the coding sequence ATGCCACGAACGCCTGAGGACAGCGCGACGTCGCTCGAGAGCCTGGACGCGGAGCTGCTCGCGCCCGGGCTGCTGCACGAGCTCCGCCAGCCGCTCATGGGGGCCGACGCGGCGGCGACGCTGCTCGAGCGGAGCCTGGGCCCGGCGCTCGAGGGCGCCGAGGAGTGGCGGCTCCTGCGTGGCCAGCTGGCCCGGCTCGGCGAGATCGTGAACGGCTACGAGGGGCTCCTGCGCCCCTCCGCGGCGCCGCCCGCGCCGTTCCCGGTGGGCGCGGCGGTCGCGCGCGCGGTGGAGCTGCTCGCCCACCGCATCCGGCCGCTCGGCCCGCGCTTCGCGCTCGCGCGGGGGCCGGCGGGGCTCGAGGGGTTCGGCCGTCCGGAGGCGCTCGTCCACGTCGCGACGAACCTCCTGTCCAACGCGCTCGACGCGATCGAGGGAGTCGCCGGCGCGCCGCGCATCGCGGTGCGCGTCCTCGCCGAGGGCGACCACGCGGTGGAGGTGCGCGTCTCGGACGAGGGCGCGGGCGTTCCGCCCGAGGCGCACCCACGGCTCTTCGAGCCGCGCTTCACGACGAAGCCGCCGGGCAAGGGAACGGGGCTCGGGCTGCACCTCTCTCGCGTGCTGATGGCGAAAAACGGCGGACAGGTGTACCTCGTCCCCGAGGAGGATCCCGCCCGCTTGCCCTGGGCCGTCACCGAGTTCTGCGTCCTCGTCCGATCTCCCGCCGGAGGTGCGCGGTGA
- a CDS encoding ATP-binding protein: MRFAAKIGLLLLAVGVLPVALLGIASYTLSRDELQRTVGRMQEQSAEDLALFTERFVSAALENLRLSTSAVLPLDVYSRSELRNILGLQYRQLRFVSVLAIVDDGKAPVAGPIFVPVPRAPPGAERAEDPALAGRVQVSDEALDAFARRLPAPPAEVGTFELSAPYRGTDGAPRLAVALRLEPNRTLAAELVLSDVAARVAELSRKGAGVAYLVDGRGEILAHGDPDARIAPEEQRLPREGFTGSAASSLLVRRADGRRWLAAFAPVGTYRWGAVVAQPVEVAFAAAESLGAYTVTFAGLAILLALAVGWLLARRVARPVQRLSRAAASIAAGDYRAPVEARGRDEIAELGRAFGRMTAEIRRRDEEIRGWNRELQQRVEERTAELKTAQDQILRTRRLAALGSLGAGIAHELNNPMTAITGYLAILRKQLGPASPQGELISHAQEQAARVARVIEDLRSFADQERAAQGQRFSLVRPVRAAVDLYEDRLRAAGIEVRIRFDEPLPDTQGDPVQLQQVVAHLVENAINAMPQGGVLEVSVGSIDGDALRLRVADTGKGIPSQLRERIFDPFFTTKDQAGRVGLGLSVSHSIVEAHRGKILVESEEGTGSAITVLLPAAAAAHLV; this comes from the coding sequence ATGCGGTTCGCCGCGAAGATCGGCCTGCTGCTCCTCGCCGTGGGCGTCCTCCCGGTCGCCCTGCTCGGCATCGCCTCGTACACCCTCAGCCGGGACGAGCTGCAGCGGACCGTCGGCAGGATGCAGGAGCAGTCGGCGGAGGACCTCGCCCTCTTCACGGAGCGGTTCGTCTCGGCGGCGCTCGAGAACCTGCGGCTCTCCACGAGCGCGGTGCTCCCCCTCGACGTCTATTCGCGCTCCGAGCTGCGCAACATCCTCGGGCTCCAGTACCGGCAGCTCCGGTTCGTCTCGGTCCTCGCCATCGTCGACGACGGCAAGGCCCCCGTGGCCGGGCCCATCTTCGTCCCGGTGCCGCGGGCGCCCCCCGGCGCAGAGCGCGCCGAGGACCCGGCCCTCGCCGGCCGCGTCCAGGTGAGCGACGAGGCCCTGGACGCCTTCGCGCGCCGCCTGCCGGCGCCGCCCGCCGAGGTGGGGACCTTCGAGCTCTCCGCCCCGTACCGCGGCACGGACGGCGCTCCCCGCCTCGCGGTGGCGCTGCGGCTCGAGCCGAACCGCACCCTGGCCGCCGAGCTCGTGCTCTCGGACGTCGCCGCGCGCGTGGCGGAGCTCTCGCGCAAGGGCGCCGGCGTCGCGTACCTCGTGGACGGGCGCGGGGAGATCCTGGCGCACGGCGACCCCGACGCGCGCATCGCCCCCGAGGAGCAGCGCCTGCCTCGGGAGGGGTTCACCGGGAGCGCCGCCTCCTCGCTGCTCGTCCGCCGCGCCGACGGCCGGCGCTGGCTCGCGGCGTTCGCGCCCGTCGGCACGTACCGCTGGGGGGCGGTGGTCGCGCAGCCGGTGGAGGTGGCGTTCGCCGCCGCGGAGAGCCTCGGCGCCTACACGGTCACGTTCGCGGGCCTGGCGATCCTGCTCGCCCTCGCGGTCGGGTGGCTCCTCGCGCGGCGCGTCGCCCGGCCGGTGCAGCGGCTCTCGCGAGCGGCGGCGTCGATCGCGGCGGGCGACTACCGCGCGCCGGTGGAGGCGCGCGGCCGCGACGAGATCGCCGAGCTCGGCCGCGCCTTCGGGCGGATGACGGCCGAGATCCGCCGCCGCGACGAGGAGATCCGGGGCTGGAACCGCGAGCTGCAGCAGCGCGTCGAGGAGCGCACCGCCGAGCTCAAGACCGCCCAGGACCAGATCCTCCGCACCCGTCGCCTCGCCGCGCTCGGCTCGCTCGGCGCCGGCATCGCCCATGAGCTGAACAACCCCATGACCGCCATCACGGGGTACCTCGCCATCCTGAGGAAGCAGCTCGGCCCGGCCTCGCCGCAGGGGGAGCTCATCTCGCACGCCCAGGAGCAGGCGGCCCGCGTGGCGCGCGTGATCGAGGACCTGCGCAGCTTCGCCGACCAGGAGCGCGCGGCGCAGGGCCAGCGCTTCTCGCTCGTGCGGCCGGTCCGGGCCGCCGTCGACCTCTACGAGGACCGGCTGCGCGCCGCGGGCATCGAGGTCCGGATCCGCTTCGACGAGCCGCTGCCCGACACGCAGGGCGATCCGGTGCAGCTCCAGCAGGTGGTCGCGCACCTCGTCGAGAACGCCATCAACGCCATGCCGCAGGGGGGCGTGCTGGAGGTCTCGGTCGGCTCGATCGACGGAGACGCCCTCCGGCTGCGCGTCGCGGACACGGGCAAGGGCATCCCGTCCCAGCTCCGCGAGCGGATCTTCGATCCGTTCTTCACCACGAAGGACCAGGCGGGCCGCGTGGGGCTCGGGTTATCCGTCTCTCACAGCATCGTGGAGGCGCATCGGGGCAAGATCCTCGTGGAGAGCGAGGAGGGGACCGGGTCGGCGATCACGGTCCTGCTCCCCGCCGCGGCGGCGGCGCACCTGGTCTAG
- a CDS encoding DUF47 domain-containing protein translates to MTLLEKLMPKSDDFFSDFEAQAATVVEGAKLLKALLDDFTDVPAKVQAIKDVEHRADDITHRAFARLHTQFITPFDRAEIHELLSRIDDVLDLADAAAERLGLYDIDHVLPEARDLAAVLVAQAEKMREAVVGLREMKKNPNAILEACKEVNVLENQADSLLRRTMAKLFKRGNDPLTVLMWKEIIDLIETATDRAEDVANVLEGVVLEHA, encoded by the coding sequence ATGACCTTGCTCGAGAAGCTGATGCCGAAGTCGGACGACTTCTTCTCCGACTTCGAGGCCCAGGCGGCCACCGTCGTCGAGGGCGCGAAGCTCCTGAAGGCGCTGCTCGACGACTTCACGGACGTCCCTGCGAAGGTCCAGGCCATCAAGGACGTCGAGCACCGGGCGGACGACATCACCCACCGCGCCTTCGCCCGGCTGCACACGCAGTTCATCACGCCGTTCGACCGCGCCGAGATCCACGAGCTCCTCTCCCGCATCGACGACGTGCTCGATCTCGCGGACGCCGCCGCGGAGCGGCTCGGGCTCTACGACATCGACCACGTGCTGCCGGAGGCGCGCGACCTCGCGGCGGTGCTGGTGGCGCAGGCGGAGAAGATGCGCGAGGCGGTGGTCGGGCTGCGCGAGATGAAGAAGAACCCGAACGCGATCCTCGAGGCGTGCAAGGAGGTGAACGTCCTCGAGAACCAGGCGGACAGCCTGCTGCGCCGCACCATGGCGAAGCTCTTCAAGCGCGGGAACGACCCGCTGACGGTCCTCATGTGGAAGGAGATCATCGATCTCATCGAGACCGCCACCGACCGCGCCGAGGACGTCGCGAACGTGCTCGAGGGCGTGGTGCTCGAGCACGCCTAG